A region from the Lolium perenne isolate Kyuss_39 chromosome 4, Kyuss_2.0, whole genome shotgun sequence genome encodes:
- the LOC127292508 gene encoding protein TIFY 5 — protein MAGGGLGASGADGLELSLRLGTPTPAPAPRKNLTIVYDRRVLGAVDVVELQAIAIISTASRETAGKKIAGAYDDGGIAHIDRLGNKWMPTPASPDQGGIFAPLPLLGDQAGLSMKRSLQRFLEKRKARTASPYDMHRPARPPRY, from the coding sequence ATGGCCGGCGGCGGCCTGGGAGCCAGCGGTGCCGACGGCCTAGAGCTCAGCCTCCGCCTCGGGACCCCGACGCCGGCGCCGGCACCGAGGAAAAACCTCACGATCGTCTACGACCGGCGCGTGCTGGGCGCCGTCGACGTGGTCGAGCTGCAGGCAATTGCGATCATATCAACGGCGAGCAGGGAAACGGCGGGGAAGAAGATCGCTGGCGCGTACGACGACGGCGGCATTGCGCACATCGACCGCCTGGGCAACAAGTGGATGCCAACGCCGGCATCTCCTGACCAGGGCGGTATCTTTGCGCCGCTGCCGTTGCTCGGCGACCAGGCGGGGCTGTCGATGAAGCGCTCGCTCCAGCGGTTCCTCGAGAAGCGCAAGGCCAGGACCGCATCGCCGTACGACATGCACCGGCCCGCGCGGCCGCCGAGATATTGA